One region of Candidatus Woesearchaeota archaeon genomic DNA includes:
- a CDS encoding AI-2E family transporter, protein MVQIKQYKNIFFIVLAIVIFVFAFLIARPFIDALLAAAVVAYIFHPVYRWLLAKTKRKYLSASLAIILILLILIAAASLLIGALYKQAYSVYGAAKGGFAAEGLRIFMNENANNYIMQLLKDSASFISDQASGFFLSIPKKLISMFVALFTIFFLLIDGEQLLKRIKEILPLKEKQKQILEKGIGSMLYAVVFCTIIVSIIQGIIGLAGFYIFGVDHPLFWALILTLAAMIPFVGAWVVWLPAALIKISNGYYAGNNADILLGIGLLIYGALLISTIDNVIKPKIIGDRSKLHPVFVLIGVLGGLVLFGFIGVLIGPAIMTLFVNIIEFYRESIKK, encoded by the coding sequence GTGGTTCAAATCAAGCAATACAAAAATATTTTTTTCATTGTTTTGGCCATTGTAATTTTCGTTTTTGCTTTTTTAATTGCAAGGCCATTTATAGACGCATTGCTTGCTGCTGCAGTTGTTGCTTATATTTTTCATCCGGTTTACAGGTGGCTTCTGGCAAAAACAAAAAGGAAGTATTTATCAGCATCGCTGGCCATTATCCTTATACTGCTTATCTTAATAGCAGCAGCGTCTTTGCTCATAGGCGCGCTTTACAAACAGGCATATTCTGTATACGGCGCAGCTAAAGGCGGCTTTGCAGCAGAGGGCTTGAGAATTTTCATGAATGAAAATGCCAATAATTACATAATGCAGCTCTTAAAAGACTCCGCTTCTTTCATATCAGACCAGGCTTCGGGGTTTTTCCTGAGCATTCCGAAAAAGCTGATATCCATGTTTGTTGCGCTCTTCACAATATTCTTCCTTTTGATTGACGGCGAGCAGCTGCTGAAAAGGATAAAAGAAATCCTTCCGCTGAAAGAAAAGCAAAAACAGATTCTTGAAAAAGGAATTGGAAGCATGCTGTACGCTGTTGTATTCTGCACAATAATTGTTTCAATAATCCAGGGCATAATAGGGCTGGCTGGGTTTTATATATTCGGAGTTGATCATCCTTTGTTTTGGGCTCTTATACTGACGCTTGCAGCAATGATACCTTTTGTGGGGGCATGGGTTGTTTGGCTGCCTGCTGCATTGATTAAGATAAGCAATGGATACTATGCGGGCAACAATGCAGATATTCTTCTTGGAATCGGGCTTTTAATTTATGGCGCGCTGCTGATCTCAACTATTGATAACGTGATAAAGCCGAAGATTATAGGGGACAGATCAAAGCTTCATCCTGTTTTTGTGCTTATCGGAGTTTTAGGCGGCCTGGTTTTGTTCGGCTTTATAGGCGTGCTAATAGGCCCGGCTATAATGACCTTGTTTGTAAACATAATTGAATTCTACAGGGAGTCTATCAAAAAATGA